The nucleotide sequence AACCCAGGTATAAAATCTAACTAGTTGATGCAGAGCAAACAACTGTTGTCATTCGGCATCACCGTTCATGTCAACCTCCTAATTACATGACTAAATTGATATGAACCTGGAAAAATCTGCTGGAAAAACACTATGAAGTAAGTAAGAACTACCTGAAAAGCAATTTCGGCTCACCTGGTAACCTCCACAGATGCTCTCCCAAGGAACCACAAGGTTAATACTAACAAAACCTTAATTAAACCCTAAAGCAAAATCCTAATCAAAATATCCAATCCCAAGAGCGATTTTCACTTGCCATTCCAACTTTAGTGGTCATTTTCACTTACCTCCCACCAAATTTGGCAACCATTAACCACGAATCCAATCAAACCCAGAACTCAATCAAGCCCTAAAGCAAAATCCCAAACTCAAAAGCCCTCCTTGGAGCAAAACCCTAATCCCAAAATCCCAACCTGCTAGCAATTTTCGCTCGTTTTTCGAACTCTGATAACCAGAAACCACAGTTGCAATCCAACCCTAAACCTAATGGAACTGCAGTGGCAATTTTCGCTCGTTTTTCCAACTCTGATAACCAGAAACCACAGTTCCAAtccaaccctaaaccctaatggAACTGCAGTAGCACTTTTGCTCGTTTTCCAACTCTGATAACCAGAAACCACAGTTCCAATCCAACCTTAAACCCTAACGGAACTGCAGTGAAAGCCCTAATATCAAAAACCAAAAATCCTTACTTGATCGTCAAGGATCACCGAAATAGGCATTTCCGTTTACTTTCGCTGCGTTGGTGACCAGGAATCACGATTCCAAGGAATCCAATAACCATAATTAACACCTAGATCCTAACCCTCACCCCAGAATCCAATATTGAACACTATAAATCACTCCAAGAGCCGCTTGCCGCTTACCTTCCCGACTTTGCCGACTTCCAGGGACGCCCTCTCGAGGACGAAGATGACGCCGGGCTTCTTCGCCCCCTCGACGGGAGGCATAACGGGGATCCCCGCCATCTGCTCCACAGCCTCCTCGGCCCTCTCCTCGTCCTCCGCCGCCACTGCCTCTCCTCCATTCCCCACCTCCTCTTCCTTcacaccctcctcctcctccgcttcCAAGACCTCATCTTTCTCCTCTTCTACTGCTTCTTCCATTCTTCTCTTCTTGTGCTTTCTCCCCTTCACGGCGTGAGGACGAACCATCTCTTCTCGTTCTCTTCCCCCTTGCCCTCTCTCCGCCTTGCTCTAAGCTCGCGCAACACAGGTGAGGCCGGGAACAGGTTGAGGGTTTAAGGCTTTGGAGAggcggagaagagaggagaggcggTGGGGGCTGGGGTGGGTTGAGGAGGGGAGGGGTGtatatatctagaagattccTTTAAATCACTCGCCGTCCATTTAGGTTGGTCCCACTATTTAACGGTACTTGATCACCTGATCCATGACTGAGGCCTAGCAACTGCCCACTGGTGGAGAGGGCTGATTCATATGCGGAAGAGGATATGCCCAATAGGGAAAGCATGAATTGATGAAAATTTCCAAAGTACGAGAAAGTTATGGCAAGTGATGGGATTAGGGCTGAAAATAGGCTAATTTGGTCGGGCTACGAGCTAACTTCGAAAGAGTTCAACTTAGATTTCGGCTTAAATATAGAGCCTATTTTATTTTCGAACCAAGTTTGAGTATATTATTGGCCTCGGCCCACGTCTGGTCCGAGCTCAAGCCCCAATAAGACCCAAAACGGAGCTCAAATTCAAGCCCAAATTTAGGCTCAAACCAATTTGTGTTTGCATGTTATAATTTAGAGAGAATAATAAGAAAGTAAAGGACAAATTAAAATGGGTTTAGTTGATAATAGTGTATCATGAATCATTTACTTATGTTATAGGAGAAAAACTAATTTTAACTAGCTTATTTACTTGTGAaacaatattataaaatattaaacttcAATCGAGTTCGGACTAGATCTATTTTTGGCCCAAATAGGTAATTCGGTCTGGCCCAATCGGGTTTGGTTGGGCCTATGCTTGAGCTCAGGTCTGGCTCGGATCTGGATTATCTAAAAAAATTTGAGCCTAAGCTtatcctaaaaccctaaaaaaaTTCGGACCAGGTTAGAGTAGGGGCATAGCATGGCCCAGCCCGACCCACTTATAGCCCTAGATAAGATAAATTGGTGGCTATGTTTACGTTATCAGCTTGGATATACTATTTCTAAGTATTTTTAGGAAGAAAAGGCAAATAAGTGTCAAATATTTCACTTATTTATCatgaatttgtatttatatagattattattatttatgcaTCTTGTTAACTAAAGGTCCACTCGGGATGGTAAACCTTCTTATTATTGTTATTCTGATCACGAAGAGCATATTTATGCGAGCAATTTATTAGTGCACAATGTGATTATAGAAAGGGAAAGGATTTGGAAACCAAAAATACAAGGAAAGTGTTGTTAGGCTACAGAGCTGCACTACAATGATTGAAGTCtgccgtaccgatcggtaccgtACCGTATCAGATGTAGCATACTATACTGCTATCAAATTGGTATGCAGTCTTGTACCGTACTGACACTTGATACACTTCATCGTCTTGTACCGTACCATGTACCGATGTTGTAGTAAGATGATACTGGTATAGGGTCGAGTCCCGAGACGGCCAAACTTAACAACAATAATATAGAATTTAATTataaataagataaaaaatgtgGAGGTGATTATTTGTTCTAGGAGTTTGAATTATGATATCCTGGATGTCCAGTTAGTttatgctgctgctgctgttctTGATGATCGTCTTTTGCAGACCTAACTCTTGATGATCATCTGCCCCTGCTGCATGCTCGGTCTGTTAACTTAGATACCTTGTAATCTTGGATTTGGACAGGCAAAAAGCCAATAAATCAATTCATAATTTCCATTGTTTGTGACATTTATTGATTTTCCTCAGAGCTGATCATTTCTACAATTCCATAGTCTTGGTCATAGCTAATGTCCTAATCAATTTCATGGAGCTGAAAACTTCCAAAAGAGAAACTTGAGGGATCATGAGATGCTATCTATTCTGAAAGCATGCATTGGCCTAACCAATTACTACATTGTTTTTGGCCCTATTTTATTGTAGAATTTTAAGATATCACTGTCATTTCAATCTTGAGAGGAAAACATAGAACATGGATATATGATGCTTCTTTCATTTGTAGCATCAAGAATGAATAATCGTATACAAGTATGCATACTTTCTAACATCAATGGGATTACAGATCCAAGAAATTGCCAATCACAGGAAGAGGAAACCTCCCCCCACCCCTTCCGGCCGGTTCCTTTGCCATGTAATGCTGAGGGCTTGTTAGTCGTCGGCCGATCAATCCTGGTCCACTTCATGAAAAGGCAGTGGAACTGTCTTGACGGCCCTAAACTTTCCGGCATTGTTTAGATGCTCATTCTCCAACCTGAAATATAGTAGCTTGTTGTTAGAGGTAATGATACACTTCTATTTCATAGCAAATTGAGATATTTTAGTGTAGGCGAAATCGAATATTTTAGGTCATCAGAAAATGAGGCACATCTAAGATTTGTCATGCTCATCCAAGACAAATAATTATATGCAAAAGGGGCAAGCATGGAAAAAAGCAGCAAAGAATGTAAAACAATAGCACAAATGGCATAAACTGGAGTTATGTGCAGTCTTCTGAGGTAAGAAAATGATCATATGGGTTATGTAACAAAATACAAGAATATACTTTAGTCCCAAATGAACCCATGCCAAGTatactttctttttttcaatGAGAAGTGTGGAGCTACTTATGCTTCTGAATTTACCAAGATAATTTCAATCAGGCATGtgcaattaatatttacattgcCAACAATTTACCTGTAGAAATTCCAATGCCCTCGCCGAATCACCTCAAGGGCTGCTAAGAAGAATGAGGTCACTCTATAATCCAAACTCCCAAAACTGGAGTGAAGAACACTTTGTAGCCAAGCAAGCCTTAAGACAAAGTTCAGACCCTGCAAGATTAATTAAACAGAAACTACGTAAACATTGCAAGGATCAAACATAAACTGATGAGAAATCATGTTGGACCCTTTTTGTGAAGGCCATTTGCAGATCATTTCATTTCATGTACATTTTATAGTCTTTCCTCCTTTATGTAAGAGCAAGCTCTATGAAAAACTCTCTACTAATGTCGTTTATAAAAAGGATGAAGAGGGAGCTAGGAACATACCATTGACAAGAAGTATATGAACTTCCGACGAAGAATCAATTCATTCCTCAGCCACGGGTTCTTTGAATTGAGTTGGAGCAAGCCCCAATCCTTGACAAAATCCCAGTATAATTGGTACACAGTCGCAGTGCTCGACATAACAACAACGAGGGAGAGCCACCCAATGGTCTTCTCCTTCTCATATGCTACTTTGGCACCAGCTGCTAGCATTGCAGAAACATACTTCCCCAAGTTGACGAGGTGGCTTGTCTGCCCTTCATCAAACCATCTTCGTGCACACTGCCAAATCCATTGCAGAAAATGTTCATTCTATATATTATTATCGTAAGAAAAGCAGATATAATTTTTGCTCAAATAATTGTCAGTGTTGAACCTGCATGGCTCTCCAGTAGTAAGGGAGGAAGGACACTGCATAAGCCAGGTCTCTGTAATGCTTGGTTCTCATGCAAAACCCATAGTCTTGGGTTTTATAGCTGCCGGTTATGTAGTAGCAAGCCACATACTCCAGACTCCTCAGCATTGGAACCTGTTTTCATCAGAAGAATATCTTAATTGATTGCTTTTTTAGAATAAGATATATCATCTTTCAGATGGAAATGTTCTCTAAACTCAATTTTGAACAAGGGGCAGCATTTTTTCTAATACCAAATCTTGAAGTAAGTTATAAGCATGATTACATGAAGAGGATTCCTCTGTAGTTATAACCTGAAAATCTTATACAACTTCGATTATAGGCTTTGTTTACGTGAGCTGTGCTGAAAAATTAGGTCATCTATATGTACTAGAAATAAAACAGATGTTTTTGAACCTGATCTTGGATGGAATTCTTAGAGGAGAACTAAACAAAATTAATCCACTGTGGTTAACCTAAATTTCTGCAGAAATTTAAAATACAAAAGACATACCTGGCTGCAAAGTTGATCGGCCATGAAGAAGTCTACCATGACTACCTGCAGAAAAAATGTTTGTAAATTATCAACTAGTTATGTTAGAAAAAGTTTGATTCGATCAATTACTGATCAGCAAGTGGCTTGCCTTGTACAGCGGCGACAAGATGATATTCCTGATAACTTTAAGGAAGTGATAGCGACTCGATCGGTAGACAACGTTGAAAGGGCATACAAGCACCACCAAGAACATCTGCATCACATTAGATGGGAATCCTTGTTATGCCAAAATATTTCCATATGGTGGCAAGAATATGTTATACTTATGTAGCACATCAAAACTATTCTAGATTCTACTGATGTTTATCTCATCGATAATGGAGAACCCAGCAGAGCACTCCACTTGTATTAGCACACAATTATTGCAGCCACCTACATGAGAGGTTGCAATGAAAGCTAAAGCTGAGGTATAAAAACCATGGATTGCATGAGAAGGAAGATAAGATTACCAGAAGTAAAATGCCAGGGATTGCTTGGATTTTGGTAGAAGAATGCCCTCTTGCAGTGAGGCTCAAGTGGGCAAACATGACTCCCACCACTATACTCATGGACATAGTACATATCAAGAACACATCCCTGTACTTGAGCTCTTTGGTAGGGGCGAATTCAAATATAAAGCTATAATTAATGCGTGTCTTTCTCCACATGAAGATGTTACACCCAAACAGAAACAAGTGGAGGAACAGGAGGCTAAACATgctacaataaaaaaaaatctaacgtCAGTGGCATGTTATATGAGATGATCATGGCTCATACTCAAAATTTTGATTTGAGTACTAGCTAGTTTAGTACTCACCTAAGGACAGGGTAGACAGTCTCCATGTAGACAGAGTCTGATTGCCCGGTGTACATCCCAGCTATATGTGCCATGATACAATATCCAATGAACAGTGCAATGAAGCATCCCGTGAATAGGCCTAATTTAGATAAATATGGGACCATTAGAAGATACTTTCTTCTGTTTTCATAACTGATTCAGATGCTTATGTTCAGGAATTTGGCAGTTACCAATGAAGAAGGTGACAGCATGCGATTCTTTATGCTGATAAGGCTTGAGATACTTCATGGCCTTCTGCTTATCATCTTCTGCAAAGTTTTTGATGAAGATTTCCTCCACCTCATCCATTAACTTAATTGCCTATTATTATGAAGGGGTAGTTAGAACGTTGGCTATTCCTTTAATGCTTCTATCTAGACGAAATATATACAACTTAGGAGTTGGGAGGGAATTTGTTGTTAATTTTTTAAGTAtacatgtatgtacatatgtataaaAATATAAGAGCACAAAAATATAGAGAAAGAAACTAGCCTTGTCTGAGCTGTTGAAATATGAACTTTCTACCACTTTGAGATATGTGGGGAGGACTTCTTGTCCTGTCACCTGAAGCATAAATAATCATTAAAACCCCTTCTAT is from Phoenix dactylifera cultivar Barhee BC4 chromosome 6, palm_55x_up_171113_PBpolish2nd_filt_p, whole genome shotgun sequence and encodes:
- the LOC103701961 gene encoding phosphate transporter PHO1-3, translated to MVKFSKQFEGQLVPEWKEAFVDYWQLKKDLKRMQVLGAGQGPTNKPPQTPLAHRLLSPLRKLPFFGSYGRKDHEVIQVHKKLTSSASRGVLYETELLDQFADTDAAREFFARLDHQLNKVNQFYKGKEMEFVERGESLNKQMGILLELKAALKQQREKGSLSNDSKEDPSISCSITSEEESIKGTIDQDQPQEISTAELEKCEVQFPVSPQRPDDSGKLEKARREEGKLRSLSGRVIDCQGKNLKINIPLTTPSRTISALADLLSQSKKGGPEGGKLNINKTKLHHAEKMIRGAFIELYKGLGYLGTYRNLNMLAFVKILKKFDKVTGQEVLPTYLKVVESSYFNSSDKAIKLMDEVEEIFIKNFAEDDKQKAMKYLKPYQHKESHAVTFFIGLFTGCFIALFIGYCIMAHIAGMYTGQSDSVYMETVYPVLSMFSLLFLHLFLFGCNIFMWRKTRINYSFIFEFAPTKELKYRDVFLICTMSMSIVVGVMFAHLSLTARGHSSTKIQAIPGILLLMFLVVLVCPFNVVYRSSRYHFLKVIRNIILSPLYKVVMVDFFMADQLCSQVPMLRSLEYVACYYITGSYKTQDYGFCMRTKHYRDLAYAVSFLPYYWRAMQCARRWFDEGQTSHLVNLGKYVSAMLAAGAKVAYEKEKTIGWLSLVVVMSSTATVYQLYWDFVKDWGLLQLNSKNPWLRNELILRRKFIYFLSMGLNFVLRLAWLQSVLHSSFGSLDYRVTSFFLAALEVIRRGHWNFYRLENEHLNNAGKFRAVKTVPLPFHEVDQD